The DNA sequence TAAACATCTTCGTGGAGGGGTTTGCAGCCCCAACCTCTTTGAACAGCTTTTGTTTTGCAGGAGGAACAATGAATTTCTCTCCTTAGTTTTTCAAACTAGCAACCAACAGCTATGATTCACTTGTATGTACATAGTAGTCCCACTTAAATTACAGTTGCACTATTTTTTCCACTCCGGCTGACCCCAGAATCAAGCTGTACCAGCCTCATCCTACTCTAGTATGAGTTATGACAACTCTAAATCAACGCCCAGCAGCAGCACTCGGGGGCGAGTGTCAGGGGCTGAAGAGAAGGACCAGGAAGCCGACTCCCAGGGGTTAAATGCACAAATAAGTAGCAGTGGTCAGCCCAGTGCCAATGTCACCACTCAGGAGCAGGGAAGCGGGGCCGGAGGATCGGGCTCCGGAGGCTTCTCTGGAGGTGGAAGGGGCCCCAACTCGGACGATATGGACGGGCTTTCCAGCGGGAACGACTCCGGAGAGAGGGAAAGCGAGGGCGGGATGGAGAGGGAGAACAGGTCTCGCGGGCATCAGTCCACACGCAGCTCACACAGTCACAGTTCATCCAATGGCAAGGACTCTGGCATGATCCTGGAAACCACAGAGAGCAACAAGAGGTAAGAGAAGGAGAGCAAACTAAATCATCATTAAATTCATGGTGTACAGGCTGCATTCAGTATACACTACCActaaaagtttggacacgccttctcattcagtgctttttatttatttgtattattttctacattgtagattaatactgaagattaacacttttgtTTACAACCTAATTCcacatgtattcttttatagttttgttgtcttcagtattgatctacaatgtacagagtaattcaataaaaaccattgaataagaaggtgtgtccacactttttactggtagtgtatgtttacTGTATTACTTCTAGAGAAAGCGTTTagtttttcatatttgtgtgGTTTGATGTCTTCTTCAAGCACAAGTGTAACAGAAAATACTTCAGACAGTAGATAAAGATGTGAATTATACCCCGCTGCTTTCATTATACAGGCTGGACACgaaggaaatctcattaactatcctttttttgcctccactgattaaatatgactttgttgaaagaaaaaagagttgaactggtacttctcagtggatgtgaaggatggacatatcgaACGACGGCAGATAAATTTAATCTTTCAACAAAGCCGTATTTAATCTGTGAAGGCAAAAAATATGTGTAGTTAATGAAACAGGAAGTTATCAGTGCAGAGAAACACTGCTCTACTTTGAAGGCAGATTGCTTGATGGCCAATCAGGAAAAGGTTTACATGACATATACATAAGATGTGCACAATTTTCCTTATCAACTTTTAATTATTTCAATGTAAATATTCTCAAATGTTGTATTTAATATTATTCTACACATATAAAGTGATTGTAAAATATagtgcaaacttcatgcagagcTGCTTAAGGTTACTAAAGCAATATTGGTATATTTATATAAGTTATGCAGTGGATTCAAGCATTTTCTTAAACACTACCTAAAgaagaaacacagcaaaaagTTGAAAAGTTCAGAGAGTTTAACTGAAAAATATTGTCTCATTGTCAGAATGGACATCAGTAAATCCTATTTATGCTCACTGTGTTGAATTCCTCTGATGTAGTAACATTTTGCACATATATAAGGGCAAAGAACTTAAACAGAGAGCAACAACATTGTGTTAATGTTCTGTTCAGTGTAGCACATGCTTACATGTATCAGCAGCAGCTTTGGACATACACATACATTCATCCGTCTTTAAAAGGATCATTCCGTTCACTGTCGTCGTAACTTTTCCTCCTTCCACAGCTCCAACTCTCAGAGCCTCTCGCCTCCCAGCGGCTCTCTGGCCTATAGCCTGCTGTCAACTAGTTCGGAGCGGGACCCCCCCTCCACCTCTGGATGCAGCAGCGACCAGTCAGCGAGGGTCCAGACACAGAAGGAGCTAATGAAGGCCATCAAGGAGCTGAAGCTCCGCCTGCCTGCTGAGCGCAAATCCAAGGGTCACTCCAGCACTCTAAATGCACTCAAATATGCTCTTCAGTGTGTCAGACAAGTCAAAGGTGAGGGGCTGGTTTTGTTTCCatcttaattttgtttttacaagaaAGACATACTCAAGAACACGACTATTCACATGTGACTGATCGCTAAGCTGTGATGAATTTtcacttttctgaagaactctTCAGATGCcgtgtttgttatttttgcatgaATAATTTCCACTTTAATATGTGGTGCTTTCTGTAGCCAGACTAAGAAAGTTTGAATATTTCCAGCCAACAAAGAGTACTATCACCAGTGGAATGTGGAGGAGTGTCACGGCTGCAGTCTGGACTTATCTACCTTCACAATTGAGGAGCTTGACAACATCACCTCAGAATACACCCTCAAAAACACTGTAAGTAAACACCGCCATTCAATGAGTCCTGCTTCATAAAACTACTCCTGAAAGTACCTCTCATTCTTAGTTATGTTCTTTCGGGAAACTTTTTCTGGGTGtgatcattttattactttttctaCGCCCAGGTGTAACATGTGACTAAAAAGACAGGATGGTTGGTCCAATCAAATGGCATTGAATGCACGGTTGAGAAACGCATAACAAATGTTTAACCTGCTATGTATTTGTTTTAGCTGCAGGGGGAGTTCTGAGCAAACTGATTGTAACTTACTCATATTTCCACAGTTACTTGCCTAGTGCTCTTTAAAGCCATTCAGATTGGATTCTTGTACTTGATTGTTCTCACTTAATCTAAATCAGGGGCAAGCTTAGATGCATTCTGGACATTTCTTGCATtgatttgttcttgttttccatTTATTAGTGAATAAATGAGATGGCTTGGGATATTATAATATGGGTAAATTATGCAAATGGAGATGTACCGCCttgcgtttttgtttttttttgttttttaattaaaggaaatgtatctggtgcaaaaagaaaatacattaaaacacacagattataatttgcttttaaaaaattgtcttATCACAAGGGACTTCTTCTTGGCATGTGTTCAGGAGCATCCTTCTTCACACTTTTATAATTCAGTAACAGAAATTGATTCTAAGAAGCTGCCAAATAAACAAGATCTGATTGGTTAGCTGTTGGAGAGGTCAAATCAAGCCTCATCAAATTGCTAACCGCCTCGTCTGTTTTTTTCCAGGACACATTCTCCATggcagtgtcatttttgtcggGGAAGGTCGTGTACGTATCGCCCCAGGGCTCGTCCCTGTTGCGCTGCAAACCCGAGTGTCTCCAGGGGACGATGTTCTCCGAGCTTTTGGCCCCGCAAGACGTCAGCACCTTCTACAGCAGCACAGCGCCCTGCCGCCTGCCCCAATGGGCCTCCTGCATCGGGTCTGGTAAGCTGATCCTGACAGGAATTGGGACAAGATGTGTGGTCTTTGGCGAATGTATTCCTACTTTTTCCTgtgctgactgactgactgtctCCCTCAGCCTCTCCTCCGGTCGACTGCACTCAGGAGAAGTCCATGTTCTGTCGGATCAGCGCCGACCGGACCCACGGGAGTGAGATGCGCTACTACCCCTTTCGCCTCACGCCCTACCAGCTCACTATCAGAGACTCGGATGCTGCTGAGCCACAGCCCTGCTGCCTGCTCATCGCGGAGAGGGTCCACTCAGGATACGAGGGTATTGATACTATAAGGCATTGTATGTATGGACGAGATAGAGGGATGTGTGTGATCTTCTCATTCCATGACAGTGTGTGTAACTGTTTCCCATGTTTTTGTTACAGCTGTATAGCACTGATGAGGTTTTGTCCGATTAATTCAAACATGTATCAGCTTAACAGTTGTTTGAATTCATTTAAGTTTAACCACTCATGCAGATAGACACAAAATGTGTGGTTCAATAGGGCAGCACATAAATCAGTGTTTAATATtgtaaagtaaaacaaatgatCCCGGAATAGCAGAAGAATCTGAGGGAGGGAGTCTAGTTTCAGAATACTCACTCTTAGTCTGCGTAAATGCTACGAGGAGAGTtgctttttcagaatttgtgaAGGAGGTAAATGGCATTTACTTTCATTTAGTCTCTACTGTTGCCCTGGAGCACAGGGAGATAGAAAAGGCAGACAGACTGCATCTCCGATTCGATCTGGAGTACCATATTCCTCTGAATATGCATAATATAGACAACAAATGGCCAGACACCTTTTCAGAACTGAATCTTTTTCTTGATCGAGTGCTTCATCTATTCAGTCCCCCTATCCTTATCATCTGTTGTACCTGTGTCCTCTGTGCAGCTCCTCGTATCCCTCCAGACAAGAGGATCTTCACCACCAGTCACACTCCCAGCTGCCTCTTCCAGGAAGTTGATGAGAGGTCAGTCACGAAGCTTCTGACAGAATTATTATTACTGCTGTTTTGCCTGCTGACTATAGTGTAAAGTGATGATAAGAAACCATCAGTAAAATTACAGCCACAATTGTTCTAAAACATTCCAACACACGCAGCAGAAAGCACTTGAAAATTCCACTATATTTAGGTTTCGCTGATGAAGATTGAATGAACTGAAGCTCTTATTTACTCCCATAATAATCGGATTCGTCAGAACACAAATGTTTTGTTCATGACTTGTTAAAATGGTGACAGTGTAGAATTGTGATGTGTTTGCAGGGCTGTGCCGCTGTTAGGCTACCTGCCTCAGGACTTGGTGGGAACCCCCATCCTGCTCTGCATCCACCCTGAGGACAGGCCCATGCTGGTGGCTATACATGAGAAGAGTGAGTCCTTGCACTCTTACATACACTCTTACATCCTTCCAGTCATAGGGAGTTTATTTAAATGCTCCTAATGTTCGAGTAAGTATTTAATGTCTTCCATATCTGCTTCTTGTTTCTATCTCAACATGCGCATACAATGTCTGTTCTGTCATCTTCCTTCAGTCTTTCAGTTTGCAGGGCAGCCGTTTGACTATTCGCCCCTGCGGATGTGCGCTCGCAGCGGGGAATATCTGACCATCGACACCAGCTGGTCTTCCTTCGTCAACCCCTGGAGCAGAAAGGTGGCGTTCATCGTAGGGCGGCACAAAGTCAGAACGTAAGCTTCTTCATTAGCTTAGTGTTCTTCTGTTCTCCTCTCAGCAGTGATTGTAACACTTACTCAGAAGCACAAGAGCACATTAGCATAACCTGAATAGACTgcagagttgttgtttttttatgctgttctttCCACGTTTTTGTTGAGCAGAgtttgaaatgacacaaatgtgcTAGTGGGAGGAAGGAAACTTAGTGCGTTAGTCATCAGTGGAGCAAAGCTGCCCCTGACGAGCACTTTGCACATGTGCAGGCACATTCAACCAAAACTCAGAGCCTAAAGAGTTGGAAGAAGGATGTGTTTATGACCATCTGTAAAAGTGGCAGCCACATGCGTAGGCGTAAAATGGCAGACAGGGAGTCTGTTTCCATTATATACCATATGTAGAATATTATAATGGAAATCCAGCATTTGGTAAAAGTTATTTCTCAGCCCAATCTGAATGTGAGATTTCACCGCTCTCTTGTGCTAAGTGGCCGTctccctctgtccctgcctcCAGGAGCCCTCTGAACGAAGATGTGTTCACCACACCGCAAGGCTGCGACAGTCGGGTCACCCCCGACATCGTCCAGCTGAGCGAGCAGATCCACCGGCTCCTGGTGCAGCCGGTGCACAGCGGCAGCTCCCAGGGCTACAGCTCGCTCGGGTCCAGCGGCTCACGGGGCTCCCGCCGCTCCCACCAACAGCACCACAGTGCCTCCGCCGCCTCGTCCAGCGACAGCAACGGCCCTGCCATGGACGAAGCTGCTGCCGCGGTTGCTTTACCTAAGCCTGTGAGTCTGAGCAAGAAACCAACAGAGGCAATGAATTCTGGAGCCAAGATTGGTCGAGATTCAGGCACAGCCCAGTTAAACTTCAACAGCTGTGCAGAGTAGAGAGGCTCTTTTGGCCTCGTAAAAGTTAATTCCTCTATGTGCTGGCCAGTCAAGTAAACTCATTAGTTTACTTGACTAAAACAGCTATTTTCCTCTTTACTGCAatatatattgaaaaaaatagtaCTTTTATGCACTTTTAACAATTGcattaaccccttgatgcctattgttgtgaatttgcaccataccactttcattcagactgaagccaagatagcgtatccattcccccaatgccggtttctgcatattcaatacgtacctctGAACCTTTTGCAAGTACTAGTTTCTCGTAAGACCAGTaggagtgggacctaattattatatatccgttattattttgcatctttgtgtaatagataaattaacaatctTCACTTATTtgagcatcagctggaaagtaaaaacacacaaaaaaagtttttatttaattgtaaataaattcaggcgcCAAGgggttaaatgttaaataaacacTATTGTtgaacagtttggggtcacttaaaaatgtccttgttttggaaagattttttgttttttcagtgaaggtaACACTAAATGGATCAGAAATCCatcggggtacagaggaacatttccagcaaccatcactcctgtgttctaatgctacattgtgttagctaatggtgatgaaaggctaattgatgattagaaaactcttgtgcagttatgttagcacatgaatgaaagtgtgagttttcattgaaaacgtgaaattgtctgggtgaccccaaacgtcTGAACAGTAGCGTCTAGATAGATATATATTTATGCCTTTTTTCACATGAGCAGTTAACAAAATattgtcatttatgtcattcCATGTGTGAAGTAAGAGTCTGGTGCTATGATCTTTCTAGATGACGTTCCAGCAGATCTGCAAAGACGTCCACATGGTCAAGACTAATGGTCAGCAAGTTTTCATTGAGTCTCGCAACCGTCCACCGCCGAGGAAAAACACCAGCGCTGGTAAAATGAAAAGACGACTGACTGATGTCCTCGGGAATTTTTTTTGATTTATAAGTTAAAGATGGTTGTTAACAATGATGGAAAGGGCAAAATCTGTCTGTCATAGGGATGAGAATTGCAAAAAAGCAACTGTAAATACTAAATATTGACACAGAAATGGAAATGTTGGGCTTGTTGCTATTGAATCTACATTCTAAATGTGCCAACTTTACAGAGAACTGAGAACCAGCTGGCTCAACTTTCATTACCTGTTGCCCTTTATTCGTTATCCAGGCGCAGCAAGCATCAGAGCCATCAACAGCGACCCGATCAGAGGTCTGATAGCGGACATGACGAAACCACCCAAAGCTTTGGTGCCGGCACCGCTTGTACCGAAGGAGCCAACCGCTGGCTACTCCTACCAGCAGATCAACTGTCTAGACAGCATCATAAGGTTTGCGCAGAGACCTGAAGccatctctgtctttctttgtctatCATTCTGCTCACCTAATGATTTTCTGCACAGGTACTTGGAGAGCTGTAACATTCCTAATACTATAAAGAGGAAGTgtggctcctcctcctgcactgCCTCCTCAACATCTGATGATGACAAGCAGCAGGAGGCCAGTGGCAACAACAAAGGTATTTAAATATGATGGTAAACCAGTTTGAGGTGTTATACAGGTGATGATAGAGATGATTAGGTGGTTCCTCTATACATGCAGTCCAACAATGTGATTAATTTTCCGAACATTCGTTTTTGTCTGTGTGAATTTCTCAACAAAAAGAGtgatagacagacagaaaagcttgattgttgtttctttcaaaaGCTTCTGCAGTTGCTCCAAGATTGCTGACAAACCTGGTTGTTCATGTTGCTCTGGAACTGAAATGTCATGATGTTTTCTCTGCAGGTGGTTCAGTTAGCCTCGTAGGTGAACCACCTCCTCTGCCTCCCCTGACCATGGCCACAAAGGCAGAGAGTGTAGCCTCAGTAACATCTCAGTGTAGCTTCAGCAGCACCATCGTCCATGTAGGAGACAAGAAACCTCCCGAGTCAGGTGGGCATCGTTAACACACACTCTCCAGTTTGTTGTTCTTCAGGGTCTTCCTGGAAATCATGACTTCCTTTTGCTTTGGTCAAAGGTTTGAGTTAGACTTAATGACCACTACTGTTCATGATGACTTCCTACTGTCTTTTTCGCTGCTTATTTTGCAGTTAAATTgatcaaaaaacatgtttatcgCTTAGGTAATTCCTTCATTATTTGTTGCTTTCAtctttgaagtgtttcagtctTTTGCTGATGTTTTCTACTATTACTTTAATGTCTTtataaccctcgtgttgtcttgTAGGTCAAAAATTAACCTATTTTAacgtttaaaaatgtggaaaaaaatctatattttcacagtgaaacttcagatgtccatctttgaacattttatggtgggaaaaaagaaatatccagtgaatttctttggattttagttgatttttatgggaatgttcttaaagaaaatactagaagttttactaatgtaatcattttaggtatttttaggatttctttggaagatttttacacattttttgcaaatgttttcaagaattttcttgccagatttgggggatttttttaaacataaaacttttagggaaattttcaaggaattattgaaattgcaaattttcagaaatttgggtgattttttttttttttttttttgctgaatttcagGATAtgtttcagacaaggaaacaatgtatttttggtgcctgtaaatgaggacaacacaGTGTTCAATCACGGAATTTTTCCTGCAAAACATTTAATGCTAAAAtgttccaagtaaaaacctaaATGACAGAATTGTGTGTACTGAATTTGAGAGAAATTAAGTGTCTTTTGTGCAATATAACAACATTATGATGCCTTGAATcacaaatggaacaaaaaacgTACCTCACATTTCTtcattaattaaaagaaaatagggaaaaaatctaaaacatttcTCAAGATGCCCACAAGTATTACCAACACTTGAAAACAATAGGAGCTTCACTTTTTAAATGATGCTGCTTACATTTGTAATTGGCTTCCATGCCTTCTCCTACCTGAGCAGTGCCTGCTGTTTAGCCCAGTTCAGCAGAAAAGTTCAAGACTTCTTTGGCCCGTGACTGTCGGATGGTGCTGAGAagaatgttctgtttttctgcaaaatctGGTTAAAGCCAAAAGTTTAAGTTTTCTGTCCAAAGTATGACACAGATGAGTAGTTAAAGGCCCACTGGAAAATTGAAAATCTACttattctttctgcttttacagtttctggttctgacAAATGCCGTAATTTGTGTAAAGACAGCATCCTTTTGGAAACCCGATGTTGGATTTTTGGGCTTCAGAGAGTTCAAAGTTATATAGTTTTAAAGTCTTTGTATTTAACAGCGTGCGTCTTTCGTGTCTTCTGTAACGCCCTTCGATTCTTCCTCCCGTTTCTCACAGACATCATCATGGAGGAGGCTCCTATGACTCCTACACTCGCTCCTCCTACCACTAATACTCGGTCAACTCCTCCGGCGAGCACAGCCACCAtccgccctcctcctcctcctcccccgccTCCTCTCCCTCCGGCCAGTCAGCCGGAGAAGGACAGCTGGAGAAGTGGAAGTGTGGGAGGCGGAGGGGCGGGAGGCGGAGGCGGCCGGCTGGGCCTGACCAAGGAGGTGCTGTCCGCCCACACCCAGCAGGAGGAGCAGGCGTTCCTCGACCGCTTCAAAGACCTCAGCAAGCTGCGTGTTTTCGATCAGACGGCGTCGTCGACCATGCACCGCCACACCCCGGCTGCCAACCCTCTGTCACGAGGTAGGGCCTTCCATCAGTCCAACACGAACGCAAACACACTCTAATATTTATACTTGTCTGCACACGGGGATTTAGTGGCTTATCATCATCATACCTGACCGTATTCAAAATCAAGCTTGAGTTCCTAAATTATGACCTCAAAGAAAAGTGTGTATCTTGggagctgcagcttttattACTAGTTTGTAGATTAGATGATCTGCAGAAAAATTATGGagtcaaacaaaatgacagaaatttagAATCAAACTCTTCagtattttgcctttttttttttttttgaatgttgcGGTGGATTTTTTTCGTAGTTTTTTAAATCTAGAACGAGAATGGTCGttagctgcagctctgctccaGAGTCCCTTCATATGTTTGCAGTTTTAGGCTCAGAACAGGCTCCTAAAACCCGTCAGTCCAAAGAGAACAacattttctggtgttttttgaacaaaaagtCAGTGGTGTTTGCCTCCCATTAAAGATTGAAATCCAAAGTCCATTCATATTTCAggcatttttgtagtttaaccATTTATAACATGCATTTTTAAGTTAAAATGAAGTCAATCTTCGGTCTAGTTAAAATAAATCCTTCCAAATCAAAACGCTTTTGAAGAAAATGCAGTTGCACATCCCATAAATTCAGaacaatctgtgtttttgataaAAGAAAACTGGTAACAGTCGTAGAAAGATTAACAAAAATAAGTCAAAGTGGTCACCTGTGTGGGAAAGCAAGAGGTTGTTTGTTTTGCCTTTCAATTAATGCAAATGGGATAAGGGGAAAATAAATGAGGGATAAATGGCAATCGTCCTCCTGATGTATACTATTAAGCCACTTGTGTTCATCAAATATTTCAGCTCATTAATAGGatgttttaaagctttttggagGCCTTGtgcaacacacacatttttatacataaatgacttattttaaagaaattgttaCACATTTACCAAGTAAATACAATCTCTTTACACAGTAATAAATGGCAAACTGAAACCATTTCCCTCCCTGCACTAAGCCCTGCCTAAATGACCGTTACTGATGGGAAGTGCTAAGATTAATAAAGtgtctcctcctctgctttAGGAGTGCGTTGTTCTCGTGACTACCCAGCTGCAGGAGGCAGCACCGGTCACAGACGCGGTCGTGGTGGCAAGAGACTCAAGCACCAGGAGTCATCAGACCGACACAGCCCTCTGGGTCTGAGCGGGAGTCATCCGGACCACAGAAGCAGCACAGCTCCCATGTCCTTCAACATGCCCCTTGCTCCCCCCacaacctcctcctcctggccTTCTGTGGGCTCCCAGCCAAGCATTCCCTCTGCCCCCTTTGCCCCCGGTATGCTTCCGATCTACCCCGTGTACCCGCCGCTCACGCAGCCCCTACCAGTCCCAGATCCGTCCCGTTTCCCCCCTACACAGATGGTACCTCCCATGATGGCCCTCGTTCTGCCCAACTACATGTTCCCCGCAATGGGAGCGCCCATGTCTCAACCAGGTGCCACCCCTGGACACTTCTACAATCCCAACTTCAGCTACCCCGGGGCCCCCACAGCCACCGCCCCCCCTGTTATTTCGAACCCCGTACCCATGCCAGGCACCGGCGCCCCGTCTCGTAGCAGCACCCCACAGTCCTACAGTCAGACGCCGGCTGACCGTGAGGGTGCAGAGTCCCCCCTCTTCCAGTCCCGCTGCTCCTCCCCTCTCAACttgctgcagctggaggagTCGCCGAGTAACCGGCTAGAAGTTGCCACGGCGCTAGCGGCGTCACAGCAAGCCACACCTGCTGCACAGGGCGGTGCAGCTGGTGGACAgagctcagccaatcagagcagcgCTGATGATACGTCCAAGGAGAATGAGAACGTAAGGAAACAGACATTCAAGATAGGATGTCCAACTTTATGTCATGTAAAATGAGTTTTCATTTCACGgtgtcctgtttgtttttccctGCTAGGGTGAGACTAATGAGTCCAACCATGATGCCATGTCCACCTCCAGCGACCTGCTGGATATGTTGCTGCAGGAAGATTCCCGCTCCGGCACCGGTTCTGCTGCCTCTGGTTCAGGCTCCTCTGGAACCAGATCCTCGGGTTCAGGCTCCGGCTCCAATGGCTGCAGCTCCTCTGGCACCAGCGGCACCAGTAAGCACATCCATTTATCTTTGAGTGAaagattttgaccttttgttCTTGCCAACAAGCGCTGTGTGAAATGTGTGTAGATTTCCATCAAAGAAGAGTTCAGGGTCACCTTAATAGTCTTGCTGCCAGCATAACGTGATAAAAGGCAAAAGAGAAAAGTCTGCAAAATGTTGATCTTGGATTTGTAGTCAACTGTATAACATTCCCACATAAATTTAGGATTGTTTAATATTGGAATGTAGACTGAAATGTGAATCATCTGACATGTTTACCTCCAAATAAATCTCCACTTCCTTGCTTATTCAGGCAGCAGCCAGGGCAGCCACACCAGCAAGTACTTCGGCAGCATCGACTCATCAGAGAACGACCACTCCCgcaaacagccagcagggggcagcagcAGCGCTGGAGGAGACGGTGGCGAGGAGCAGTTTATTAAATGTGTCCTGCAGGACCCCATTTGGCTGCTGATGGCCAACACAGACGACAAGATCATGATGACCTATCAGCTGCCTGTCAGGTATAGCACCGGGTGTGATGTAATTAACCCTCCAGTTGTCCTCACttacggacaccaaaaaatgtcgtttccttgtctgaaaaaagtcaagaaattCAGCCAAAGAAATttaccaaatttctgaaaatttgcaaaatcttcaggaagaaaattccaataattcctta is a window from the Acanthochromis polyacanthus isolate Apoly-LR-REF ecotype Palm Island chromosome 23, KAUST_Apoly_ChrSc, whole genome shotgun sequence genome containing:
- the per1b gene encoding period circadian protein homolog 1b: MSYDNSKSTPSSSTRGRVSGAEEKDQEADSQGLNAQISSSGQPSANVTTQEQGSGAGGSGSGGFSGGGRGPNSDDMDGLSSGNDSGERESEGGMERENRSRGHQSTRSSHSHSSSNGKDSGMILETTESNKSSNSQSLSPPSGSLAYSLLSTSSERDPPSTSGCSSDQSARVQTQKELMKAIKELKLRLPAERKSKGHSSTLNALKYALQCVRQVKANKEYYHQWNVEECHGCSLDLSTFTIEELDNITSEYTLKNTDTFSMAVSFLSGKVVYVSPQGSSLLRCKPECLQGTMFSELLAPQDVSTFYSSTAPCRLPQWASCIGSASPPVDCTQEKSMFCRISADRTHGSEMRYYPFRLTPYQLTIRDSDAAEPQPCCLLIAERVHSGYEAPRIPPDKRIFTTSHTPSCLFQEVDERAVPLLGYLPQDLVGTPILLCIHPEDRPMLVAIHEKIFQFAGQPFDYSPLRMCARSGEYLTIDTSWSSFVNPWSRKVAFIVGRHKVRTSPLNEDVFTTPQGCDSRVTPDIVQLSEQIHRLLVQPVHSGSSQGYSSLGSSGSRGSRRSHQQHHSASAASSSDSNGPAMDEAAAAVALPKPMTFQQICKDVHMVKTNGQQVFIESRNRPPPRKNTSAGAASIRAINSDPIRGLIADMTKPPKALVPAPLVPKEPTAGYSYQQINCLDSIIRYLESCNIPNTIKRKCGSSSCTASSTSDDDKQQEASGNNKGGSVSLVGEPPPLPPLTMATKAESVASVTSQCSFSSTIVHVGDKKPPESDIIMEEAPMTPTLAPPTTNTRSTPPASTATIRPPPPPPPPPLPPASQPEKDSWRSGSVGGGGAGGGGGRLGLTKEVLSAHTQQEEQAFLDRFKDLSKLRVFDQTASSTMHRHTPAANPLSRGVRCSRDYPAAGGSTGHRRGRGGKRLKHQESSDRHSPLGLSGSHPDHRSSTAPMSFNMPLAPPTTSSSWPSVGSQPSIPSAPFAPGMLPIYPVYPPLTQPLPVPDPSRFPPTQMVPPMMALVLPNYMFPAMGAPMSQPGATPGHFYNPNFSYPGAPTATAPPVISNPVPMPGTGAPSRSSTPQSYSQTPADREGAESPLFQSRCSSPLNLLQLEESPSNRLEVATALAASQQATPAAQGGAAGGQSSANQSSADDTSKENENGETNESNHDAMSTSSDLLDMLLQEDSRSGTGSAASGSGSSGTRSSGSGSGSNGCSSSGTSGTSSSQGSHTSKYFGSIDSSENDHSRKQPAGGSSSAGGDGGEEQFIKCVLQDPIWLLMANTDDKIMMTYQLPVRDMETVLREDREALRSMQKHQPRFTEDQKRELSQVHPWIRTGRLPRAINISGCTGCKSPTSAPPATPFDVEIHEMELCSVLKAQEESASTTKKDVAETAMDDGQPEDEEEEEGTKTQDGNQEMTTDEQTSPSEAVEEKAET